The genomic region ATTTGTATAATTTCTCCCCGGTTATTTTATAAGCTAGTAACAAGCCTTCGGGCAACACACTATTGCCATAGGTCAGATAGGGTTCGAACCACTTCCAATCCGATGCGGATGCTTCGTTGAATTGGCGTACCATACGGTCGGCAAATAACTCTGCCGTTGTGATAATTCCAGTATTGGCACGGTTTTGATTGAAATAATATAACCCTTTGAGTATAAAAGCCATGGCCCTTGGGGATTTATACCTTTGCATAGCAAGTAGGCCTTGTAGAAAAATACATTCGGCATTGCGAAGTATCACATCGTTGTGCATCGAAAGGGTGCCACCGATCGAAATCATATAGCCCAAGGCCCATAACGCCCGGCCATTGGCATCCTCCAAATTGACTTCGCTATTTTGATCCGTAAAGCAATGTTGTTCATCTACGTAATTCAAGAAAGTGGCCTCGGGCCGGAAACAGTTTTTAATAAACGTAAAATACCGCTGAATATAGACCAGATCAGACCTGTCGCCGGTAATCTTGTAATGATGGCAAACCGCGATCAACGCCCTCGCATTATCGTCGAGCGTGTAGCCGGAACCGATATCGGGCTGGTTGATTTTCGAAAATTGGATGATACCCGTTTCCGTGGTCATATTTTTCAAATGGTCAAGTTTCAATGGCGGCTTTTTAAAACGCAAAGTCATTTCTTTCGAAGCGACTTTTTCAAACAATTTGGCATGGGCAATGGCCGCATTTTCCCAAGCGGATTCGGCGGAATGGTGCAATCCGTTCAAGCACATCTTCTCCTGTATCGTTTCGTCGTCTAGCAAATCGATTACGATAGCGGCCAATTGATCATCGTCCTCAAAATCGAATATGGTTCCCGCTTCGTTTTGTAGTACCTCCAACGCATGGGGAATTGGGGTGGAAACGATGGGGCATCCACAGCTCAAGGCATACGAAAACGTACCGCTCACCGCTTGATTGGGGTCTTTTGAGGTAAACAAATAGATGTCGGTCAGTTGCAAATATTCCAAGAGTTCAGGCAGGGGAACGAACTTGTTGACAAAGCGGACATGGTCGGTTAGCCCCAGCTTTCGGATTTGATATTTTAAAAATTCCCGATAATCCTCGCCTTTGTCCTTGGCCAAGGTGGGATGGGTCTTGCCGATAATCAAAAAAACCATTTCTGGATGTGCCTCGATTATTTTTGGAAGCGCCCTGAGTGTGGTCTCGATATTTTTCCCCGGCCCCAAAAGACCAAAGGTAGAAAGTACTTTGTGGCCTTCCAGCTCATATTTTTCCTTCAGTTCAAATTTATCGGCATAGGGAATCAAATGCGTACCATGGGGAATGACCGTGATCAAATTTTGATCGACCCCATAATCGCGCTGTAAAATTTCAGAGGAACGTTTCGTCATCACGATAATGCTTTTGGCCTTTGTTGCCATTCGATTTACTTTTTTTCGCAAGGTTTTATCAGGACTTGGAAGTACCGTATGAAAGGTAAACACAATGGGCCTATCCAAAAATTCCAGAAACTCGAAAAAAGCAATTTCGTTGCCGCTGAATAATCCGAATTCATGTTGCACTAACACCAGCCCACAATTCGGATTGCGGTTGATTTCGTTCGAAATCCTTAGATAATCCAATTGGCCATCGGTATTCAACGTATGCTCGATATGATTTTCATAATTATGATAGTCGGTGTCGGACTCCAAAGGGATAATGGACAATTTGAAGGAGCCATTGAATTTATCGGTCAAGGCCTTCTCCAAATCGCTGGAAAATGTCGCAATGCCACATTCTCGGGGCGGGTACGAGGTAAGC from Costertonia aggregata harbors:
- a CDS encoding glycosyltransferase, with protein sequence MDHTTLDSSKKRQQTRLLLAPKTATENKVKSALKNETTEVVMLTSYPPRECGIATFSSDLEKALTDKFNGSFKLSIIPLESDTDYHNYENHIEHTLNTDGQLDYLRISNEINRNPNCGLVLVQHEFGLFSGNEIAFFEFLEFLDRPIVFTFHTVLPSPDKTLRKKVNRMATKAKSIIVMTKRSSEILQRDYGVDQNLITVIPHGTHLIPYADKFELKEKYELEGHKVLSTFGLLGPGKNIETTLRALPKIIEAHPEMVFLIIGKTHPTLAKDKGEDYREFLKYQIRKLGLTDHVRFVNKFVPLPELLEYLQLTDIYLFTSKDPNQAVSGTFSYALSCGCPIVSTPIPHALEVLQNEAGTIFDFEDDDQLAAIVIDLLDDETIQEKMCLNGLHHSAESAWENAAIAHAKLFEKVASKEMTLRFKKPPLKLDHLKNMTTETGIIQFSKINQPDIGSGYTLDDNARALIAVCHHYKITGDRSDLVYIQRYFTFIKNCFRPEATFLNYVDEQHCFTDQNSEVNLEDANGRALWALGYMISIGGTLSMHNDVILRNAECIFLQGLLAMQRYKSPRAMAFILKGLYYFNQNRANTGIITTAELFADRMVRQFNEASASDWKWFEPYLTYGNSVLPEGLLLAYKITGEKLYKSIAKNAFDFLLSKIYKGDSIRIISNREWLHRGQELPSEFQGGEQPIDVAYTILALAKFHDFFPNEGYDDKMEEAFNWFMGDNALRQTIYNPCTGGCYDGLEKHNVNLNQGAESTISYLLARMAFEKNLSIIQTKDS